A genomic window from Synechococcus sp. CBW1107 includes:
- a CDS encoding multicopper oxidase domain-containing protein, whose amino-acid sequence MASPPDSGPQRLWRRRELLPLGAAALGVGLGGLLLRRGGSPGWTENAATPQPPAPGGLREFEAGRVLWENGRRVREFDLTASTTLLQLNPAVTFKAWAVNGRVPGPTLRARAGDRLRIRFRNEDSTSHSLHFHGVHPADMDGIRPVRRGGSTVYEFDAESFGLYPYHCHVAPVTRHVSKGLYGLLIVDPPSPRPAADEMVLVMGGYDLKGRGRNDLYAFNGRPNLYRDQPITIVQGQRVRLYLLNMVEWDGPLTFHLHANLFDVFRGGFSTSRDDITDVITMGMAERHILEFTYRDPGLYMFHPHQDQIAERGCMGHFRVVPGGL is encoded by the coding sequence ATGGCCTCCCCACCGGATTCAGGACCCCAGCGCCTTTGGAGGCGGCGTGAGCTGCTGCCGCTCGGCGCCGCCGCCCTGGGTGTTGGGCTGGGGGGACTGCTGCTGCGACGAGGTGGCTCCCCCGGCTGGACGGAGAACGCAGCCACGCCGCAGCCGCCGGCGCCGGGCGGATTGCGGGAGTTCGAGGCAGGCCGTGTTCTCTGGGAGAACGGCCGCCGGGTGCGTGAGTTCGATCTCACGGCCAGCACCACCCTGCTGCAGCTCAACCCGGCGGTGACCTTCAAGGCCTGGGCCGTGAACGGTCGGGTGCCGGGGCCCACCCTGCGCGCCCGGGCCGGTGACCGATTGCGCATCCGCTTCCGCAACGAGGACAGCACCTCCCACAGCCTTCACTTCCACGGTGTCCACCCGGCGGATATGGATGGCATCCGCCCGGTGCGCCGCGGTGGCAGCACGGTCTACGAATTCGACGCGGAATCCTTCGGCCTGTACCCCTACCACTGTCATGTGGCGCCGGTGACGCGCCATGTGAGCAAGGGTCTCTACGGGCTGCTGATTGTGGATCCCCCGTCCCCCCGTCCAGCGGCTGACGAGATGGTGCTGGTGATGGGTGGTTATGACCTCAAGGGCCGGGGCCGCAACGATCTCTATGCCTTCAATGGCCGTCCCAATCTGTATCGCGATCAACCCATCACCATCGTCCAGGGACAACGGGTTCGCCTCTATCTCCTGAACATGGTGGAGTGGGATGGTCCGTTGACCTTTCATCTGCATGCCAACCTCTTCGACGTGTTCAGAGGTGGCTTCTCCACCAGTCGCGATGACATCACCGACGTGATCACGATGGGAATGGCCGAGCGCCATATCCTGGAGTTCACCTACCGCGATCCAGGCCTCTACATGTTTCATCCCCATCAGGATCAGATCGCCGAGCGTGGCTGCATGGGTCACTTCCGCGTTGTGCCCGGCGGCCTGTGA
- a CDS encoding metal ABC transporter substrate-binding protein: MQLSGFRFDRPRNPNIPALLLVCGGLWLSLQACGQGPGGSAPAGQPPGQPQVVAADGVLCDLTQRLAAGKLAVSCLLQPADDPHDFRIRPDQKAQITGASLLLISGFGLTPALEPLPGAVAVSEQAVPQPLRLTPADGHPAGDHDHGAGHDHGDFDPHVWHDPRQAAAMAVVIASQLSRLDPPAAEAIQRRSRAMAEQLGRLDGWNRIQFSTLPRPWPPLASSHRAFASLARTYGLEEMPLVDATSSSDALRPEGFRQVIEALKAGSTPRLFAEQTPPARALQRISELSGVPIAPVPLAADGLAMGPDGPLSLMATLVRNTCTIVEGWGGRCDRKGGESLIQAWARIS; encoded by the coding sequence GTGCAGCTCTCCGGATTCCGGTTTGACCGCCCTCGCAACCCGAACATCCCGGCTCTGCTCCTGGTCTGCGGCGGACTCTGGCTCTCACTGCAGGCCTGCGGCCAGGGACCGGGCGGCTCAGCCCCCGCGGGCCAGCCCCCCGGCCAGCCTCAGGTGGTGGCCGCCGATGGTGTGCTCTGCGATCTCACCCAGAGGCTGGCCGCCGGCAAGCTGGCCGTGAGCTGCCTGCTGCAACCCGCCGATGATCCCCACGACTTTCGGATCAGACCTGACCAGAAGGCCCAGATCACCGGCGCCAGCCTGCTGCTGATCAGTGGCTTCGGCCTCACCCCTGCCCTGGAGCCCCTGCCTGGAGCGGTGGCCGTGTCCGAGCAAGCCGTGCCCCAGCCCCTCAGGCTCACGCCGGCCGACGGCCATCCCGCCGGCGACCACGACCACGGGGCTGGACATGACCACGGTGACTTCGACCCCCATGTGTGGCACGACCCGCGTCAGGCTGCAGCCATGGCGGTGGTGATCGCGAGCCAGCTCAGCCGCCTCGATCCCCCCGCAGCCGAGGCCATCCAGCGGCGTTCCCGGGCGATGGCCGAGCAGCTCGGCCGCCTCGATGGCTGGAACCGGATCCAGTTCAGCACCCTTCCCAGGCCCTGGCCTCCTCTGGCCAGCAGCCACCGCGCCTTTGCCAGCCTGGCCCGGACCTACGGCCTCGAGGAGATGCCTCTGGTGGATGCCACCAGCAGCAGCGATGCACTGCGGCCGGAAGGATTCCGCCAGGTGATCGAGGCTCTCAAGGCCGGCTCCACGCCTCGGCTGTTCGCCGAGCAGACCCCTCCGGCCAGGGCCCTCCAGCGCATCAGTGAACTCAGCGGCGTGCCGATCGCCCCGGTGCCCCTGGCCGCCGATGGTCTGGCGATGGGCCCCGATGGTCCGCTCAGCCTGATGGCCACCCTTGTGCGCAACACCTGCACAATCGTCGAGGGCTGGGGTGGCCGCTGCGACCGCAAGGGCGGCGAGTCCCTGATTCAGGCCTGGGCGCGGATCAGTTGA
- a CDS encoding metal ABC transporter ATP-binding protein gives MALEARHLSVRRGEGLALEDISFRLEPGTLTALVGPNGAGKSTLLQAIEGQIPLVSGELLLDGEPLTPRLARRQLALMPQRGEIAWQFPISVRELVGLGRLMSARPGCCAVEAALQRVGIDGLASRRLDQLSGGQQQRALLARLLVQPASVLLLDEPCAAIDPPSRTQLLQVMGQLRDAGFTLLVSSHDWGHDLDAYDRVLVIDRRLLADGPPASVRHSLGDLRLGNHCCG, from the coding sequence ATGGCCCTCGAGGCTCGTCATCTCAGCGTGCGCCGTGGAGAGGGGCTGGCCCTGGAGGACATCAGCTTTCGGCTCGAGCCCGGCACGCTCACCGCCCTGGTGGGGCCCAATGGCGCCGGCAAGAGCACCCTGCTCCAGGCGATCGAAGGCCAGATCCCCCTGGTCTCCGGTGAACTTCTGCTCGATGGTGAGCCGCTCACCCCCCGTCTGGCCCGGCGCCAGCTGGCCTTGATGCCCCAGCGGGGTGAGATTGCCTGGCAGTTCCCGATCAGCGTGCGTGAGCTGGTGGGCCTCGGCCGGCTGATGTCGGCCCGGCCCGGCTGCTGCGCCGTGGAGGCGGCCCTGCAGCGGGTTGGGATCGATGGCCTGGCCTCACGCCGCCTCGATCAGCTTTCCGGCGGCCAGCAGCAACGGGCCCTGCTGGCCCGCCTGCTGGTGCAGCCCGCCTCGGTGCTGCTGCTGGACGAACCCTGCGCGGCAATCGATCCTCCCTCCCGTACCCAGCTGCTGCAGGTGATGGGCCAGTTAAGAGATGCCGGCTTCACCCTGCTGGTGAGCAGCCACGACTGGGGCCATGATCTCGACGCGTATGACCGCGTGCTGGTCATCGACCGCCGGCTCCTGGCCGATGGCCCCCCGGCTTCGGTGCGTCACTCGCTGGGGGACCTGCGACTGGGGAACCATTGCTGCGGCTGA
- a CDS encoding IS256 family transposase, with translation MPKTHAAVPELASLLDGSSAGELIPELARHGLQQLIELELAAFLGADWHERTEERLGHRNGYRPRTLTTQVGDLALQIPKLRAGSFLPSILEPRRRVDQALYAVIMEAYIGGVSTRKVDALVAALGSQSGISKSQVSRICQEIDQQVQAFLGRPLESSGYAYVYLDATYLKGRLGKAQQVCSRAVVVAMGVNEDGRRELLGLKVGDSESEPFWAEFIAHLKERGLAGVKLVISDAHSGLTKAIRRQLQGSVWQRCRVHFARNLLQCVPKAHQGMVTAALRSVFAQESAEEIESRWDDLAASLAERFPKAAALMHEAKEDVLAFRHFPKDHWRKIWSTNLLERVNEEIKRRTRVVGIFPNDASITRLVGAVLLEQHEHWQLEGRRMFSAESMATIPELDAIPALQALST, from the coding sequence ATGCCCAAGACCCATGCTGCCGTACCTGAGCTGGCCTCGCTACTCGATGGCAGCAGTGCCGGGGAGCTGATCCCTGAACTGGCACGCCACGGCCTGCAGCAGCTGATCGAGCTGGAGCTCGCTGCCTTCCTCGGTGCGGACTGGCACGAGCGCACCGAGGAGCGGCTCGGCCACCGCAACGGCTACCGGCCTCGCACCCTGACCACCCAGGTGGGGGATCTGGCACTGCAGATCCCGAAACTGCGCGCGGGCAGCTTCCTCCCCTCGATCCTCGAACCCCGCCGCCGGGTTGATCAGGCCCTGTACGCGGTGATCATGGAGGCTTACATCGGTGGGGTCTCGACCCGCAAGGTCGATGCCCTGGTGGCGGCGCTCGGCTCCCAGAGCGGCATCTCCAAGTCGCAGGTGAGTCGCATCTGTCAGGAGATCGACCAGCAGGTGCAGGCGTTCCTGGGCCGGCCGCTGGAGAGCAGCGGCTACGCCTACGTCTACCTCGATGCCACCTACCTCAAGGGGCGGCTGGGCAAGGCTCAGCAGGTCTGCTCCCGCGCCGTCGTCGTCGCCATGGGGGTGAACGAGGACGGGCGCCGGGAGTTGCTGGGCCTCAAGGTGGGCGACAGCGAGAGCGAGCCCTTCTGGGCGGAGTTCATCGCCCACCTCAAGGAGCGAGGCCTCGCTGGCGTCAAGCTGGTGATCTCTGACGCCCACAGCGGACTCACCAAGGCCATCCGACGGCAGCTGCAGGGCAGCGTCTGGCAGCGCTGCCGGGTCCACTTTGCCCGCAACCTGCTGCAGTGCGTTCCCAAGGCTCACCAGGGCATGGTCACCGCCGCCCTGCGCAGCGTGTTCGCTCAGGAGAGCGCGGAAGAGATCGAGTCCCGCTGGGATGATCTGGCGGCCTCGCTGGCGGAGCGCTTCCCCAAGGCCGCTGCGCTGATGCATGAGGCCAAGGAGGACGTGCTGGCGTTCCGCCACTTCCCCAAGGACCACTGGCGCAAGATCTGGAGCACCAACCTGCTCGAGCGGGTCAACGAGGAAATCAAACGCCGCACCAGGGTCGTCGGCATCTTCCCCAACGACGCGTCGATCACCCGCCTGGTGGGCGCGGTACTGCTGGAGCAGCACGAGCACTGGCAGCTGGAGGGCCGGCGCATGTTCTCAGCCGAGAGCATGGCGACCATCCCGGAGCTGGATGCCATCCCTGCTCTCCAGGCCCTCAGCACCTGA
- a CDS encoding metal ABC transporter permease, with protein MSASWWILPLALALLSGLLCPLAGTLLLVQGRLFQANLISHAVLPGLAVALALGLDPGLGGVVSGVAGALLAERFSRPASSGGRGDEAVLNTVLAGFLGLGVLLIPLLRIRVNLEAVLFGDLLAAGLPDLLRTGLSLLAVLVLLAFRYRQLVFLGVDPLGAASSGLAVGRLRLLLTLVTALTVVSAMTAVGVVLVIALMGAPALLALEGAISLRQALLRGALIGSLLAGSGFLLAIQPAINLPPGPLIGVLSLLLLPLVLHRRGSAR; from the coding sequence ATGAGCGCGAGCTGGTGGATACTGCCACTGGCCCTGGCCTTGCTCAGCGGCCTGCTCTGCCCCCTGGCGGGCACCCTTCTGCTGGTGCAGGGGCGACTGTTCCAGGCCAACCTCATCTCCCATGCGGTGCTGCCCGGTCTGGCGGTGGCGCTGGCGCTGGGCCTCGATCCAGGTCTGGGTGGTGTGGTGAGCGGGGTGGCTGGCGCCCTGCTGGCGGAGCGGTTCAGCCGGCCCGCCAGCTCCGGCGGCCGTGGCGATGAGGCGGTGCTGAACACGGTGCTGGCCGGATTTCTGGGTCTTGGGGTGCTGCTGATTCCGCTGCTGCGCATCCGGGTGAACCTCGAAGCCGTGCTCTTCGGTGATCTGCTCGCGGCTGGACTACCGGATCTGCTGCGCACCGGCCTGTCGCTGTTGGCGGTGCTGGTGCTGCTGGCGTTCCGCTACCGCCAGCTGGTGTTTCTCGGTGTGGACCCTCTGGGGGCAGCCAGCTCCGGGCTGGCGGTGGGACGCCTGCGCCTGCTGCTCACCCTTGTGACCGCCCTGACGGTGGTGAGCGCGATGACAGCCGTGGGGGTGGTTCTGGTGATTGCTTTGATGGGGGCGCCGGCTCTGCTGGCCCTGGAGGGGGCGATCAGCCTGCGCCAGGCTCTGCTGCGGGGGGCGCTGATCGGTTCCTTGCTGGCCGGCAGTGGCTTTCTGCTGGCGATCCAGCCAGCCATCAACCTGCCTCCCGGGCCCCTGATCGGCGTGCTGAGCCTGCTGCTGCTGCCCCTGGTGCTGCACCGCCGAGGGTCAGCCCGGTGA
- a CDS encoding TIGR03943 family protein, translated as MGQSGPALSHQRLKALALGLWGLALLQSALSGRLDLLLRSVFHPLVWGSGILLLLLAAVEMSGRWRNDSRRSGRMTSLLSIGAALAVMVLPPRPSFSGLAANRQANLLEEPGLSFVLPPAQRSLTDWVRLLRSDPDPDLYAGDAVRISGFVLPVPGEDPHLARLLVRCCLVDAVPVGLPVRWPAGQPSPRADQWLRLEGVMVSESVGGRQRSVVEARRVEPIPRPRQPLEP; from the coding sequence ATGGGTCAATCTGGTCCTGCTCTGAGCCATCAACGGCTCAAGGCCCTGGCTCTGGGCCTTTGGGGCCTCGCGCTGCTGCAGAGCGCCCTGAGCGGACGCCTCGATCTGCTCCTGAGGTCGGTCTTTCATCCACTCGTCTGGGGCAGCGGGATCCTGCTGCTGCTGCTGGCCGCGGTGGAGATGAGCGGCCGCTGGCGGAACGACAGCCGCAGGAGCGGGCGCATGACTTCTCTGCTGAGCATCGGTGCGGCACTGGCGGTGATGGTCCTGCCCCCCCGCCCCTCCTTCTCCGGTCTGGCCGCCAACCGCCAGGCCAACCTGCTGGAGGAGCCCGGCCTGAGCTTCGTGCTCCCCCCCGCCCAGCGCAGCCTCACCGACTGGGTGCGCCTGCTGCGCAGCGATCCGGATCCGGATCTCTACGCCGGAGATGCGGTGCGGATCAGCGGCTTTGTGCTGCCGGTGCCCGGTGAGGACCCTCACCTCGCCCGTCTGCTGGTGCGCTGTTGCCTGGTGGATGCCGTGCCGGTGGGGCTGCCGGTGCGCTGGCCCGCCGGTCAGCCCAGCCCCCGGGCTGACCAGTGGCTGCGCCTGGAGGGGGTGATGGTGAGCGAATCGGTGGGAGGCCGCCAACGCAGCGTGGTGGAAGCCCGGCGGGTGGAGCCGATCCCCAGGCCCCGCCAACCGCTGGAGCCATGA
- a CDS encoding permease has protein sequence MERLATTWALFQALLVEAMPFLLIGVALSSLARWISPGGQWVRALPAHPLLGPLSGAALGFALPACECGNVPMARHLLVKGAPIATALGFLFAAPVLNPIVLASTWAAFPDQPWLLAARPLGAVLIAVTLATLLRFLPESQLLQPALLEERRLSQPLGEVTLLERRSGLIGAPASGSTPAVLGSSRRPPLGQVLSHGGSEFLELALLLVMGCAIAALVQTLVPRQWLIAVGGAPTLSILSLMLLSLVVSVCSSVDAFLALGFAAQVTPGAVLAFLLLGPVMDLKLVGLFGILLRPRAILLTAGAASLVVLLIGQWVNLVLL, from the coding sequence GTGGAGCGGCTGGCCACCACCTGGGCGCTGTTCCAGGCCTTGCTGGTGGAGGCGATGCCCTTTCTGCTGATCGGGGTGGCTCTCTCCAGTCTGGCCCGCTGGATCAGCCCCGGAGGGCAGTGGGTGCGGGCCCTGCCAGCCCACCCGCTGCTGGGCCCCCTGAGCGGCGCGGCCCTGGGCTTTGCCCTGCCCGCCTGCGAATGCGGCAACGTGCCCATGGCGCGGCATCTCCTGGTGAAAGGGGCACCGATCGCCACCGCCCTGGGGTTTCTGTTCGCGGCTCCGGTGCTCAATCCGATCGTGCTGGCCAGCACCTGGGCCGCCTTTCCTGATCAGCCCTGGCTCCTGGCAGCACGGCCCCTGGGGGCCGTGCTGATCGCCGTGACTCTGGCCACGCTGCTGCGGTTCCTGCCTGAAAGTCAGCTGTTGCAGCCAGCCCTGCTGGAGGAGCGGCGTCTGAGTCAGCCCCTCGGGGAGGTGACCCTGCTGGAGCGGCGCAGTGGCCTGATCGGTGCTCCGGCCAGCGGCTCCACACCAGCCGTGCTGGGATCGAGCCGCCGCCCCCCCCTCGGCCAGGTGCTCTCCCACGGCGGCAGCGAGTTTCTGGAGCTGGCCCTGCTGTTGGTGATGGGTTGTGCCATCGCCGCCCTGGTTCAGACCCTCGTGCCCCGCCAGTGGCTGATCGCGGTGGGGGGCGCCCCCACCCTCTCGATCCTGAGCCTGATGCTGCTCAGCCTGGTGGTGTCCGTGTGCTCCAGCGTGGATGCCTTTCTGGCCCTGGGATTTGCGGCTCAGGTCACCCCCGGGGCGGTGCTGGCCTTCCTGCTGCTGGGGCCGGTGATGGACCTCAAGCTGGTGGGTCTGTTCGGCATCCTGCTGCGGCCGCGCGCCATCCTGCTCACGGCCGGGGCGGCGTCCCTGGTGGTCTTGCTGATCGGTCAATGGGTCAATCTGGTCCTGCTCTGA
- a CDS encoding 6-carboxytetrahydropterin synthase, with the protein MALFTCSKQFSGYPCCHRQWRHPGHCRYVHGYSRSFTCWFRARQLDANGFVVDFSGLKELEVRLAGQFDHTFLVNADDPLLEHWRSLHDLGALDLRVMANVGMESSAELVWCWANELLQARDDGRSCCWKVEARENERNAACYEASPAWFDLERP; encoded by the coding sequence ATGGCCCTGTTCACCTGCTCGAAACAGTTCAGCGGGTATCCCTGCTGCCACCGCCAGTGGAGGCACCCGGGACACTGCCGCTACGTGCATGGCTACAGCCGCAGCTTCACCTGCTGGTTCCGCGCCCGTCAGCTCGATGCCAACGGCTTCGTGGTGGATTTCTCGGGCCTCAAGGAGCTGGAGGTCCGGCTGGCAGGGCAGTTCGACCACACCTTTCTGGTGAATGCCGATGACCCGTTGCTGGAGCACTGGCGCTCGCTGCACGATCTGGGGGCCCTCGACCTGCGCGTGATGGCCAACGTCGGGATGGAGAGCAGCGCCGAGCTGGTCTGGTGCTGGGCCAACGAGCTCCTGCAGGCCCGCGACGACGGCCGCAGCTGCTGCTGGAAGGTGGAGGCGCGCGAGAACGAACGCAACGCCGCCTGCTATGAGGCATCCCCTGCGTGGTTCGACCTGGAGAGGCCGTGA
- the hisIE gene encoding bifunctional phosphoribosyl-AMP cyclohydrolase/phosphoribosyl-ATP diphosphatase HisIE, with protein MEASFQPRSPIGADPVPWLDQLRFDAAGLIPAIAQDWLDGAVLMLAWMNLESIQRTLATGEVHYWSRSRSELWHKGATSGHLQRLKGLRYDCDSDVLLLTVEQVGDVACHTGTRSCFFTAVPPQAVGTPESADPPADACTELARQIRDRRDHPVDGSYTNRLLEGGDNRILKKIGEESAEFVMACKDDEADGIAGEAADLIFHIQVALARHGVEWRRVLEVLAARRGAPRRS; from the coding sequence TTGGAGGCATCATTTCAGCCCCGCAGCCCGATCGGGGCCGATCCAGTCCCCTGGTTGGATCAGCTGCGCTTCGATGCGGCCGGCCTGATCCCCGCCATCGCCCAGGACTGGCTCGATGGGGCGGTGCTCATGCTGGCCTGGATGAACCTGGAGTCGATCCAGCGGACCCTGGCCACGGGCGAGGTTCACTACTGGAGCCGTTCCAGGTCCGAGCTGTGGCACAAGGGAGCCACCAGTGGTCATCTGCAGCGGCTGAAGGGCCTCCGCTACGACTGCGACAGCGACGTGCTGCTGCTGACGGTGGAGCAGGTGGGCGATGTGGCCTGCCACACGGGCACGCGCAGTTGCTTCTTCACGGCTGTTCCGCCTCAGGCGGTCGGCACGCCGGAGTCGGCCGACCCTCCGGCGGATGCCTGCACCGAGCTCGCCAGGCAGATCAGGGATCGCCGGGATCACCCCGTCGATGGGAGCTACACCAACCGTCTGCTGGAGGGGGGGGACAACCGCATCCTCAAGAAGATCGGTGAGGAGAGTGCCGAGTTCGTGATGGCCTGCAAGGACGACGAGGCCGATGGCATCGCCGGTGAAGCGGCCGATCTGATTTTTCACATCCAGGTGGCCCTGGCCCGGCACGGGGTCGAGTGGCGGCGGGTGCTGGAGGTGCTCGCCGCCCGCCGTGGCGCTCCGCGCCGGAGTTGA
- a CDS encoding matrixin family metalloprotease gives MPRFLLSRHGRGRATLVLSVLILVAPVAAGEESCPVADASRPARPAPPTAEVEASTPSPAAAGEPGAHDYRHVLEATPLGWPRLDRWCVWVQPLGEEGPGSRFEQRWQQGVNAALTSWASELTLVRVSDPSRAQILIQRRRPPLLDAQGRRRASHGRALLELLEVQRQGTWRLEPRVEVLLSPDQRLDALQATALHELGHAIGLWGHSDEPTDAMAAVPGAKPVLSLSARDRATVRWLYRQPSRFGLPP, from the coding sequence GTGCCCCGCTTCCTTCTGTCACGGCATGGTCGAGGTCGGGCCACCCTTGTCCTGAGCGTCCTGATTCTGGTCGCACCGGTTGCAGCAGGAGAGGAGAGCTGCCCCGTTGCCGACGCCAGCCGTCCTGCCCGACCCGCTCCCCCTACGGCAGAGGTCGAGGCTTCCACCCCGAGCCCAGCAGCAGCCGGGGAGCCCGGAGCCCACGACTACCGGCACGTCCTGGAGGCCACACCGCTGGGCTGGCCACGGCTCGATCGCTGGTGTGTCTGGGTGCAGCCCCTCGGGGAAGAGGGGCCCGGCTCCCGATTCGAGCAGCGCTGGCAGCAGGGCGTCAACGCTGCTCTGACCAGCTGGGCCTCGGAACTCACCCTGGTGAGGGTCAGTGATCCCTCCAGGGCCCAGATCCTGATCCAGCGGCGGCGGCCGCCGCTCCTGGACGCCCAGGGCCGACGTCGGGCCAGCCATGGCCGGGCCCTGCTGGAGCTGCTGGAGGTGCAGCGCCAGGGGACCTGGCGCCTGGAACCCCGTGTGGAGGTGCTGCTCAGCCCCGATCAGCGACTGGACGCCCTTCAGGCCACCGCGCTGCATGAGCTGGGCCACGCCATCGGGCTCTGGGGCCACAGCGATGAGCCCACCGATGCGATGGCGGCCGTACCCGGCGCCAAGCCGGTACTCAGCCTCAGCGCTCGCGATCGGGCCACCGTGCGCTGGCTGTACCGACAACCAAGCCGTTTCGGACTGCCGCCCTAG
- a CDS encoding DUF2214 family protein, whose translation MTALVHLPAALVLPTGVLPSAAVAYVHYLSFMVCFGALVLERRLIRPDPDRSVAITMVITDIVYGIAALLVLLSGILRVLHYGQGSSFYTENPLFWWKVGMYLSVGALSLYPTVTYILWALPLRKGELPKVSQGLATRLAWILNIELVGFATIPLLATLMARGVGLPG comes from the coding sequence ATGACTGCCCTGGTTCATCTGCCCGCCGCCCTGGTGCTGCCCACCGGCGTGCTGCCCAGTGCGGCCGTGGCCTATGTCCACTACCTCAGCTTCATGGTCTGCTTCGGAGCCCTGGTGCTGGAACGCCGTCTGATCCGGCCGGATCCCGATCGCTCGGTGGCCATCACCATGGTGATCACTGACATCGTCTACGGGATCGCCGCCCTGCTGGTGCTCCTCAGCGGGATCCTGCGGGTGCTGCACTACGGCCAGGGCAGCAGCTTCTACACCGAGAATCCACTGTTCTGGTGGAAGGTGGGGATGTATCTCAGTGTGGGAGCCCTCTCGCTCTACCCCACAGTCACCTACATCCTCTGGGCCCTGCCCCTGCGCAAGGGCGAGCTGCCCAAGGTGAGCCAGGGGCTGGCCACCCGGCTGGCATGGATTCTCAACATCGAGCTGGTGGGTTTCGCCACCATCCCCCTGCTGGCCACCCTGATGGCCCGCGGTGTGGGTCTGCCGGGCTGA
- a CDS encoding sigma-70 family RNA polymerase sigma factor — translation MASSLSAFLGEIGRHQLLTPSQELTLGRKVQAMIALNERCAQAGGYGEACEYSDVERRTIRTGERAKDQMITANLRLVVNLAKRYQGKGLDLLDLIQEGTLGLVRAVEKYDPTRGHRFSTYAYWWIRQGLNRALSTQSRTIRIPVNVNEKLTRLRAAKARLLQANGLTASPKELAASLDLPLTEVEDLLSCELRSVTVSLQGVVKSKSDPTELVDVLASDEMPPMERAELAERSASVWRLLDVSNLTPRERTVVMLRFGLDGGHEWRTLAEVARQLGCSREYCRQVVQRALRKLRKAGVQSGLVEAG, via the coding sequence ATGGCCAGTTCGTTGAGTGCCTTTCTCGGAGAGATCGGACGACATCAACTGCTCACCCCATCCCAGGAGCTCACTCTCGGGCGCAAGGTGCAGGCGATGATCGCGCTCAATGAGCGTTGTGCCCAGGCCGGTGGCTACGGCGAAGCCTGTGAGTACAGCGATGTGGAGCGCCGCACCATCCGCACGGGCGAGCGGGCCAAGGATCAGATGATCACGGCCAATCTGCGCCTGGTGGTGAATCTGGCCAAGCGTTATCAGGGCAAGGGTCTGGATCTTCTCGATCTGATCCAGGAAGGGACCCTGGGGCTGGTGCGGGCCGTCGAGAAGTACGACCCCACTCGCGGTCACCGATTCAGCACTTATGCCTACTGGTGGATTCGTCAGGGACTGAACCGTGCCCTCTCCACCCAGAGCCGCACGATCCGTATCCCGGTGAATGTGAATGAAAAACTCACCAGATTGCGTGCCGCCAAGGCACGCCTTCTGCAGGCCAACGGACTGACCGCCTCACCGAAGGAACTGGCCGCCAGCCTGGATCTTCCCCTCACGGAAGTGGAGGACCTGCTGTCCTGTGAACTGCGCAGTGTCACGGTCAGCCTGCAGGGAGTGGTCAAATCCAAGTCGGATCCCACCGAGCTGGTGGATGTGCTGGCGAGTGATGAAATGCCCCCCATGGAGCGGGCCGAGCTGGCCGAGCGCAGCGCATCGGTGTGGAGATTGCTGGACGTCTCGAACCTCACCCCCCGGGAGCGCACGGTGGTGATGCTGCGTTTCGGGCTTGATGGCGGCCACGAATGGCGCACCCTCGCCGAAGTGGCGCGTCAGCTGGGCTGCAGCCGTGAGTATTGCCGTCAGGTGGTGCAGCGGGCCCTGCGCAAGCTGCGCAAGGCCGGAGTCCAGAGTGGCCTCGTGGAAGCGGGCTAG
- a CDS encoding YkvA family protein, which translates to MAPSDAGLSDFSDGSSSTGDSGSGDQTTVEAEVLESTVVDEGVLRRLLRRAGRAIALPALECLELLLDGNTPSQVRLTMLAALTYLLLPFDLIPDFIPAAGFSDDLVALTALLGLTGRHLTPDIRSRARRKLDRWFPPGR; encoded by the coding sequence ATGGCTCCATCCGACGCCGGCCTTTCCGATTTCTCCGACGGGTCCTCCTCCACAGGAGACTCAGGTTCGGGAGATCAGACCACCGTGGAAGCGGAAGTGCTGGAGAGCACAGTCGTCGATGAAGGAGTGCTGCGACGCCTGTTGCGCCGAGCCGGCAGGGCGATCGCCCTGCCGGCCCTGGAGTGTCTGGAACTGCTGCTGGATGGCAACACCCCGAGCCAGGTTCGGTTGACGATGCTGGCAGCCCTCACCTACCTGCTGCTGCCCTTCGATCTCATCCCCGATTTCATCCCCGCAGCCGGCTTCAGCGATGATCTGGTCGCGCTCACGGCATTGCTTGGCCTGACAGGGCGCCACCTGACCCCCGACATCCGCTCCAGGGCCCGGCGCAAGCTGGATCGCTGGTTTCCTCCCGGTCGTTGA